The following nucleotide sequence is from Desulfosporosinus sp. Sb-LF.
CTGAGAGTAAATTGAAGATGTGGAAGGTGGAAAGGTGACATATCTGCTGAAAAACCGTCTCGATTTTGAAATGTAGAACTAATTGGTAAAAGTATGACCACCTGCGTGCTCATGGGACAATTCGTAGTCAATCAGTATATCATTAGCCAATCTAAACATCATTCTAACCTCACTCGGTTAACAGCATGAGAATTGGTGGGATTAGGTGTGGGGTAGGTGGTATTTTCGTAAGTAGGGAAAGTTCATGTTCCAGAGGGTAAAACGCTTGGTGCCCTTCAATTTGGGTTAGACAAGGTAAAGCCGGATCCTGATTTTGTAAATTTCATAATAAATAAGGTAATTCAATAATCCGAGCCCCTTGCACTCCATCGCCCGAACTGTGTTCGATGCCTAAGGGTCTTGTGCCTCGCCTCCTAAGTATGTTCGATGCAAATGGCTCTCTTTTCCGGGCAACCTGTCGGGTTAGCTGTCTTACGAAACGTGTGCGTGATTATAAATGTTTGTTTGGATAATATATGGAGGTGCTTTAATTTCGAACTACTTTTAGCATTAATCCTTTGGGTGATTAGCTTAGTTATTTTACACACAATAATTACATCGGCTGTGAAACAAGGCGTTATCGAAGCAAACCGTGAATTAATCGAATCAGTTAGGGCTATTGAACGTAAGCTTGATACTAAATAAGGAGCCGAATCCTGTTCCTCAGTCAGGTAATGCATTTATACCCTCGTAACAACCCGTCGGGGTGGCTGTCTTGGTTAACGTTTTCTTTAGAGTATATAGGTAAGCGCGGATATTGAATTTACGAGATCGATATTGTACGGTTTGGCATTTGTTATTTTACTAATGACCTAATTGATAAAGGAATAAACTTCTAGGGAATTGCTGCAAATAAGCATCTACTTAACGTGAGTAATTTGGAAGAGTATTACGCAGCTAATCAACAACTTGTCTAGAAGAAATGGTATAATCAAGTCTGGATAATTGAAATTCAAACTGCGAATATGCGATGAAGCCTCGTTCTAATTTTTAGGAGGATTAATTTTGGATTCTTCATAAATCAAACACAGAGACCGAGAGAAAAGATAAGAGGAGAAAAAGATGAAAGAAATTCTTCTGTGGTTACTGGACTTGCTTGAAGATCCAGAGTTGCTTCAACTAGCCAAGATAACAAAAACTACCATTCCTGGATTTAGGATACAAAACGTTCCGCGGATGAATTTGATGCAGCATCTTTCGAAAACCAAAAAAGTATCGGAACTCGTAGTCGCACTTCACGAGAAATTTTTTGATGACGACCTTAACATAAATAATAGCTCCTTTGAGGGTCTAAAAGAGATGATACGTAATGATGCACGTTTGATCCCTGCCATTTTGAGCGAACTACTTAGAAAAAATTCCCCGTTGGAACAAATGGAGACATTTTTCTTAGAACTTGAACAAGAAGAACTCTTGAAACGGTATCGAGAGATTATTACTGAGCACAAGCACCAGGACGAACAGAAGATGATACTTATTCGACAGCTTCAGCAACAGACTCAAAAAGCGGAGAATGAGGAAAAGAGGTCGAATGCCCTTGAAGAAAAACTCAAGAAATCGCAAAAGCTTATTGACGAATTTAAACAACAACTCAAAGAGAGCCAATATGAAGTTGAGATACTAATTTTGAAAATGGAGAAGCAAGACTTAGAAATCACAAAACTTAAGAAGTCACTTGAAGATTCACTCGAGGAGAAGGAAACAGTAATAAATTACACTAAAATGGACCTGGAAAACTTAATTCAAGAAATGAAAAGCGATTTCGTTGACTTAGAAATGCAATATCAAACATTAAAGAAATCTAATGAAGAGTTACTACTTGAAAATCTTGTATTTAAAGGCCAACTTGAAACGGCACAAACCGCTTCGGTAACTCTAGAAACACAAATACAGTCAGTTGAAAAGAAAATTGTTCTATTAGGAAATAAGAACCTACATAAACGTCTAAATTATGCTTCAAATCTCCTACCCATTGAAGAAGTCGAACTGAGTTCAGTCCCCGAATCCTTTTTCGATTCCATTGAACAAATTTTATTACCCCTTTTTGCGAGTTCTATTCTTACACAAAGGCGAATTGCGAAAATTGCGGGAGATAAAACCATTCAATTTAAAGACTTCCCCTCACTCAAAAATTTTATTGATCAGGAGGCACTCTAATTGATAAGATACAATTGGGATTTTGATATTGTTGGAGTTTTACCTAGCATTGAATATGCACGAAGTCGATTTGATAAATTTCCTGTCTTCATTAACACTCAGAACTTTTTTCAATATATCATAAGACCAATTTCCGAAACCCCTTCAAATTTTCCTAACGTTAGTTTGTTTACCGGATACCCACAAGATATCAATGAATCTTACGGATTCGAAGACAATCAAGAATTAAATAACATCGAACGATGTAATGAAGTCAATGATTTCTTCCATGATTACTTAGTTGTTTTTCGTCCGGTTCAAAAAGGTGAGCATTTCTACATTTCGAATGTTCGCTTAGTTCCTAAACCATTAGGCTTTACCGATACGACTACTTATGTCCCCGTCCCAGTCTTTAATCAAAACGAACACAAAATGACCTATGACGAACTCATTTCGAGACTTCAGTTAAACAAGTTTGTAGGTAAAATAAGGGGGATTTCAACAGATACTTCTGATGTCCATAGTTTGGTGATTTGGAAAGAGTCTTCAGAGGAATTTCGGGTTCTTGGGGAGTTCGAGAAGCATCGTTATGCTCACGGTGGTTTTCTCTTTAACTTCAAAAATCTAAAGAGTGTTTCTTTTAAAGAAGAATGGTTTGGTGATACTATATCGCTCGAAGACAATGAAAACCTTCTTTTCGTTGGCAACGATATATATGGAGAGATGCTTGAAGTTGTTGAATCGGCCGATGAACTCCAATCTACTGAAGATCCACCCAAAATTCTCTCTCCAGTGATCATTGAGTCGCAAACAACCTCAGTTGAAGAAAAAGGTACTGAAGCAGACTTCCTTCAAAGTTTCATCCAACTTACCCGTGAATTAGGATATGCTTACGACCCCGTCGATTTAATTAATTTTCACACCGCAATGAAATCCTCAAGTCTTGTGATTCTCGCTGGAATGAGCGGAACCGGAAAATCTCAACTCGTTCAACTTTACGGACGGGCATTGGGAATGGATGACCAACAACTTTCTATTATCCCCGTTCGTCCCTCATGGACAGATGATGCAGACCTCATCGGATACGTTGACTCCATTCATATGGTTTATCGGCCAGGGGATTCGGGGTTAGTAAATACCCTAATAAGAGCATCCAAAGAGCAAGAACGATTATTTATTGTTTCTTTCGACGAAATGAACTTGGCTCGGGTCGAACATTATTTCTCTCAGTTTCTTTCTGTTTTAGAAATGGAACCATCTCGTAGGAAGATTAAAGTATACAACGAAGAGGTCCAGCAGCGCCTTTATAATGGTGCAGAATTCCCTCACACAATTCCAATTGGGGATAATATCATTTTTGTGGGAACGGTCAACCTGGATGAATCCACGTATCACTTCTCCGATAAGGTTCTTGACCGGGCCAATGTGATATCGCTCAATGTATTAGACTTTTCAGATGTAATGAAGTCGAGCTACGATAAAAAAAGAGTGGTTAAACGTTCTGAAATGACTTTTGGTGAATATTTAAGCTTTTGCCAAGAAGAAGGTTTAACTAGCTTTTTCCCCCGAGAAGTACAATTCCTTACGGAGTTAAACCGCTGTTTTAAAAATGTAAGCCGAAATCTCGGATTTGGTCCCCGTGTAGTACGTCAGATTTTTAAATACCTTTCGAATCTTCCTGAAACAACAATCCTTTCGCGTGAACTGGCTTTTGATTTACAAATCCTCCAGCGGGTCTTTACAAAACTACGTGGCCCCGAGGAACAACTTAAACCCCTAATCGGGAGTTTAAATCCTCGAACAGGCAATGTGGAAAATGGAACAATTTATAAAGTGCTTGAAGACTTTACAGATATCTCTACGTTTGAGCAAAGTTATAAGATTCTAATGTCAAAAGCAAGAGAGTTGAAGTTATATGGCTACACCGTATAAAATTGTTCCGTTTAAAGTAATTTTTACCCAGGGTGATTATGATTTTCCACTTGACCATTTCTATACGAGTGAAATGGATGCCTATAATGAACGAGATTTTGTGCGTTTAAAGGAAAATGTTCCTTTAACATTACATTTTGATGCACCAGAATCGGCTCGATTTTATATGGATGGGCTAGATGCGCTCCCCGAACGTGAAGTTGAAATTGATATGTATGGTATTGCTTATATTAGCCCTCACCCTCATTTTGCTCTCTTTAAATCCGAATACTACCCTCTCATTCCCGGGCATAATTTAATTACCATTATGATTGAGGACACATCGTATTACTCTCTGGTTGAGATCATCCCTACTCAGATAACTACATTTCAATGGCAAACCATGGTGGAAGGCCTTGAGCAAACGCTCCGAGGTCTCCCTATGGATCTAATTCGCAAAAATCTTGGCATTGGGCAGCATTTCAGTCAAGCGATACCCACAATTCTCCTTTATCGTTTTATGATTATTCAAAAGTCATTTCCGAATGTCATGGCGGCTCTAAGTGATTTACTCAACAAAGTGAACCACAGAATTCGTAAAGAATATCAGATGATTCCTTTTGAACGTGCTCGAGTGATTGATGCGGTAACTATTCGGCATCAATCAACTCATCCTGAAAACACGGAACAAGTAAAGGTTCCCAAACGAGCTATTGATTACGACCTTCCGGAGAATCGCTGGATCAAGAAAATTGTGAGGATCCTATTAACAAATATCACAGATTTCATCGATGCACTTGTGGTATTTGAAGGCGATGTTTCTCAAGAAATTCTACGGTTGACCCCCTTTGCTTTATACCAAGAGCATACGCAGCTTGTGATTGAACAGAAGAAGAAGGTTCTACTTAATCTGAAATCCTTTAAAGAGATTGCGGAAAAAATGTGTAAGGGGCTTGAGATGATTAAACTCGCGCCTTGGTATTCTGAGGTTTTGGATGTTAGCCCCACGTCAATTTCTTCAGTACTGATGACTGACTCACGATATTTTGCACTCTACAAGCTGTATAAAGCACTTCGAGCTGACGATTTCGAAGTTTCCCTAGATCCCTCGTATTCATATAAGCATAAACGAACCGATAAGCTTTACGAGCTTTGGGGATTTCTCCAAATTTGTGAAGCACTTAAAGGGGAACTTCTTGGTTTTGAGCCGATATCAGGTTGGATTTATGATGAGGATTACTATCCAGAACTTGTACTCATACCCAATTTGCATTCAGGTACGAAGCTTATCTTTACTAAAGAAAGATTAGATCTACATGTAACGTATGATGGACGCCTGCCATTTAATAGCAGTAGTACAAATGAAAAAAATCCACTTTACACCTCTGCAGGAAACAATACCCCTGATGGTCGAATGGATGTTTATTTGGATGGTTTGTATCTTGGAAGTTTGATTATTGATATGAAATACCGGAATCTCTCGAACTTCTTCCGAGAGAGCTACCTTAATCAATCTTATCGTCCACATGAATTAAACCAGTTAATTTCTTACGGCTCTCAATGTCGATCACGCTACACATTTGGCTCCACAGATGGATTTCATGATGTTAACCCTGTTTCAGAAGTTTGGGCCTTTTACCCAAGAAGTTCAAGTTCCATTGATCCCAATCATTATAAGAAAGACCATCATTTACGATTTTTAAAACTGGCCCCGGGAGATAACAATGAATCACTTGAACTACAATTAATGGAAGCAATTCAAGGGTTTATTTCACGCTATGAGCGGTATCGACGATAAGTTATCGATCCTTAATATTAGGAAGACTCCTTTTTTGATAAAAGGAAGGAGTCTTATGATCTTTCCTCGGCGGAACTGGGCACAATTGAGGATTAACATCGTGAATATAAAGATACTTCCGTAGTTGAGGCGTTTTCCGAATTCATCAATGACCATTCCTCAGTCGAGCACAAATTGTTTTTGTGAAAAAAGTCATTGTTTTGTTCAAAACGGTAATATAGAAAATGTATCCGAACTCACGAAGCCGTCTTTTGACAGCACTTTAGCCTCTACCACAGTCAAACTATTGATTTCACAGGTATCTTTACCAATTTTAAAAGTGT
It contains:
- a CDS encoding AAA family ATPase; protein product: MIRYNWDFDIVGVLPSIEYARSRFDKFPVFINTQNFFQYIIRPISETPSNFPNVSLFTGYPQDINESYGFEDNQELNNIERCNEVNDFFHDYLVVFRPVQKGEHFYISNVRLVPKPLGFTDTTTYVPVPVFNQNEHKMTYDELISRLQLNKFVGKIRGISTDTSDVHSLVIWKESSEEFRVLGEFEKHRYAHGGFLFNFKNLKSVSFKEEWFGDTISLEDNENLLFVGNDIYGEMLEVVESADELQSTEDPPKILSPVIIESQTTSVEEKGTEADFLQSFIQLTRELGYAYDPVDLINFHTAMKSSSLVILAGMSGTGKSQLVQLYGRALGMDDQQLSIIPVRPSWTDDADLIGYVDSIHMVYRPGDSGLVNTLIRASKEQERLFIVSFDEMNLARVEHYFSQFLSVLEMEPSRRKIKVYNEEVQQRLYNGAEFPHTIPIGDNIIFVGTVNLDESTYHFSDKVLDRANVISLNVLDFSDVMKSSYDKKRVVKRSEMTFGEYLSFCQEEGLTSFFPREVQFLTELNRCFKNVSRNLGFGPRVVRQIFKYLSNLPETTILSRELAFDLQILQRVFTKLRGPEEQLKPLIGSLNPRTGNVENGTIYKVLEDFTDISTFEQSYKILMSKARELKLYGYTV
- a CDS encoding DUF2357 domain-containing protein encodes the protein MATPYKIVPFKVIFTQGDYDFPLDHFYTSEMDAYNERDFVRLKENVPLTLHFDAPESARFYMDGLDALPEREVEIDMYGIAYISPHPHFALFKSEYYPLIPGHNLITIMIEDTSYYSLVEIIPTQITTFQWQTMVEGLEQTLRGLPMDLIRKNLGIGQHFSQAIPTILLYRFMIIQKSFPNVMAALSDLLNKVNHRIRKEYQMIPFERARVIDAVTIRHQSTHPENTEQVKVPKRAIDYDLPENRWIKKIVRILLTNITDFIDALVVFEGDVSQEILRLTPFALYQEHTQLVIEQKKKVLLNLKSFKEIAEKMCKGLEMIKLAPWYSEVLDVSPTSISSVLMTDSRYFALYKLYKALRADDFEVSLDPSYSYKHKRTDKLYELWGFLQICEALKGELLGFEPISGWIYDEDYYPELVLIPNLHSGTKLIFTKERLDLHVTYDGRLPFNSSSTNEKNPLYTSAGNNTPDGRMDVYLDGLYLGSLIIDMKYRNLSNFFRESYLNQSYRPHELNQLISYGSQCRSRYTFGSTDGFHDVNPVSEVWAFYPRSSSSIDPNHYKKDHHLRFLKLAPGDNNESLELQLMEAIQGFISRYERYRR